The following are encoded in a window of Arthrobacter woluwensis genomic DNA:
- a CDS encoding MarR family winged helix-turn-helix transcriptional regulator — MIPAERDGSADSPTPGDEPRAVETPASDTPEGARLDEAIHAVEHQLSLLWRRGRAVSLRLSRQVHPDMDPSAYGLLSILRRQGPIRLTELAGLIGVGKPTVSRQITFLMQLGLVSKDADPLDGRAQLLHLTEHGEDTMARVQDARREIFRQRLGEWDTPALDALAENLERLNTIYERDGL; from the coding sequence ATGATTCCAGCCGAGCGCGACGGCAGCGCCGACAGCCCCACCCCCGGCGACGAGCCCAGGGCGGTGGAGACGCCCGCGTCGGACACCCCGGAAGGCGCACGCCTGGACGAGGCGATCCACGCCGTCGAGCATCAGCTCAGCCTGCTCTGGCGACGGGGCCGGGCCGTCTCCCTGCGCCTGTCGCGGCAGGTCCATCCCGACATGGACCCTTCGGCCTATGGCCTGCTGTCGATCCTCCGCCGGCAGGGACCCATCCGGCTGACGGAACTCGCCGGTCTGATCGGGGTCGGCAAACCCACGGTGAGCCGCCAGATCACCTTCCTGATGCAGCTGGGACTGGTGTCCAAGGACGCCGACCCCCTGGACGGCCGCGCCCAATTGCTGCACCTCACCGAGCACGGCGAGGACACCATGGCACGTGTGCAGGACGCCCGGCGGGAGATCTTCCGGCAGCGCCTGGGCGAATGGGACACGCCCGCCCTGGACGCGCTGGCCGAGAACCTCGAGCGGCTCAACACCATCTACGAACGGGACGGCCTGTAG